Below is a genomic region from Agelaius phoeniceus isolate bAgePho1 chromosome 11, bAgePho1.hap1, whole genome shotgun sequence.
TTGTCTGTTCCTCTCTTTATGTGTAAACTGTCTtcaaaacttctttttctgaCAGTGCATTAAGCCCCTTTCCATTTAGTTTCAGGAAGGCGGTAGGGCCACACCCGCAGCCGTGTGACACCCTTACCATGGTGTCTTTGATGACAGTGGAGGTCCAGCCGTCGGTCACGTACTGGGAGTGGTCCCCGCTGCCCCAGGGGCAGTCGAAGCAGCGGTGCACGTCGTAGCCATAGTTCAGCAGCATCCTCAGCATCACCTCGTCCTTGAGGGCATACTGCAGGGCCGAAGGGAAATGCGTGGTGTTCACACGGCAGAAGTAGTTGACGTTGGCCCCGTGGCGGAGCAGCAGATTCATTAACTCGTAGTTGCCCATTCTCAAGGCTATTTGGAGGCAGTTGATGGGATCTTGGTTTGTCAGGGCTCCGGCGTTGAGCAGCAGCTGCGTGGAGCAGATATCCCCGTTGGAGACGGCGAAGTACAGCGCTGATTTCCGGTGGTCGTCGTAGCCCTTGCGAACTCTCTGAGCCAGCATAAAATTGGCATCGAAACCCGACTGCAGGAGAAACTCAAGGCACTGGggatgtgctcctgctgctgctgagtgcACTGGACTTATCCCACTTTCTTTAATGGCAGAAAAATCAGTCACTGGAACTAAATATTTTAGAGctctgaaaaattaaaaccagaagcATCTCAGAATCTTAAACATTTTGGTTCACCTAACTCATCTTTGAATCTCTCTGTGTTGTTGGGCTTCAGAATTCATCATGACTGTTAGAATAGTCTTAATATACATGTACCATGGCAAATCAGTACCATGGCATGCATTGACTCGAATTGCTAACACTGCAATTGTTAGCCAGCAATGGATACTGACTTTACATCTACTAcacatatattatattatactattaTTCATGAACAACCCATTCCTTGCTGTAGGAATTAATGTTTCCTTTTCAATAGAAATTTTTCCTGAATGTTGAAAGCACATAACCTATAGGGGTTAGGGAATTAATAGAATATGTATTATAAAAcaaatacatataatatataatgtaatatatacaTCTAAGTTTAAATATAACAACTAAtatacagaaaatattaataCAGAAATTAAGAATAGTCAGGTGCTTGTTTCTCATTTGTTAGTTGTGATTTCAGCATAAATATCTTCCAGTAGTCTTACTCTCTTTAAAATAGGGAAACCCCTTACTCTCTGTTTGTCTATTTAGTACATTCACCATTCACATTTCTCTGGAGGGGTGGAGATGAGACATTGACCCAGAGAGAGTGACAATGTTCCAAGAACCTCAGCATCAGACTGGACAGTGTTACTACTTGTGACAAATGGGGAAATACCAGAGGGATTAAGATGTGCATCCTAAAATAATGAAGATTTTATCCTAACTGATCTCTTACATTCAGACACAGAACAGACATATTTACACAGTCAAAAATAATTCCTTGTACAAAGCTACAGATTTTCTGCCTGCTTTGAATAAGGTAAAATTAGTAAAATTACTATTTCTGGTGTCACTATGATTTGATTTTTAAGTACATTAACTCACAGAAAGTGTCCTCTATATGCAGCTCTGTGGATTGGCAAATGACCCGAGTGCTTTGGTACATTGGCATCAGCCCCATATTCTAGTAAAAGATTCACAGAATCTGgatttcctcctcctgctgcttcaaACAATATAGAAGCACAGTCCATTGCCTGTGAAAGAACATCTGCACCTGGGAAGAAGCAGCAAGGATTTTTGCAGTAGTCACTGTAAATAGTCATCTGCAATTAAATATCTCCAACCCCCCCAGTGATATGGTATTTTGAATTATATTCTCCACAAAACAGAACCACTGTGGACATAAATCTTCATATTGGATCCTTGATTTTAGATCTGTTCATGTAATCCTTAGAACAAGAAGGTCCAAATTGCCTTGAACACAGTAAGAATTGTTCCTAGAACTGCACCAGCAAAAAGTTTGGTTCTTATTCATCAAAACAATTGATTTTGGTTTACAAACAATGCATTTCAATTCCTTTACTTTACAAAGAACAGGCAGATGTGACTGTAAACATGAGAGCACCCAGTATCCAAGAGTTCATGCAATCCAGTTCAAATGCTGCTGAACCACCATGTAAAATTTCCCACAATATCTTATCAAGTGTGCCCTAGGGTGACCTCTCTATGTGAGAAAATAATACAGCATTTAAAAACCAATTATAAGTACTcactaaaatattaatatattattttaatattatacaAATTGGTATTTATCAGGCCTTCACTCAGTGCAGATGACATTTAATTTTCTCTAGTAATGTGAGCtacttctgctgctgtttttgaAGGCATATCTGAAGCCTTCTCCTCCTATAAGGTCCTATATAATAAAGTCTCACCTTTTAGCAGTAAGAGCTCCATAATTTCTGTGTGTCCCATCTGTGCAGCCAGTGCTAGAGGTGTGAGGCCATAGCCACTGCGGGGGTCAGGATCTGCTCCAGCCTCCAggagaagctgtaccaggtccttcctgcccagcctggctgcctcaTGCAGAGCAGTTCTCTCATGGACACAGCGCAGATTCACTCTGGCACCGGATCGCAGCAGCAAGGAGGCGATGTCATAGGAATCAAGTTTAATTGCTGTAGGACAGCAAGCAAAGCATCAGACAGGATTGTTACTCAGTGCTATCTGTGCACCATGGCTGCTGTTATGTGAGTGCTCACTGTTCCTGGCAATGCTATTTATGCAAAGAGAAATGCCACCCTACACTGAAAGGTTTAACTCATCAACAAGGACAGCACTAAGTATGCAAATGAATCATTTCGTGGTAATCTCTCtctgtagattttttttcttctctgttgcATTTGGTAATGGAACAGAACACGGCTTTCCTCGCCACTAGATGGAGACCACACCCAGGGCCCTGGTGCTCAGGAACTGCCACAAGCGCTCTGTTACAATCTCCACAAGCAGTTACCGCAATATGAAACAAAGCTTATAACGACTCTTTTATATGCCTTCTTAGCTTAATAAGCCTGAAGACTTAAGTCAGGAAGGATCTTAAAAGAGGAATTTACATTAGCTCCAGTGGATGGAATGATTAGGCAACAcccttccctccttctctcTTTGATCTTCCAGGCTGTGCAGGGTAGTGAGAGTCCTTCAGCAGGACAGATTAGGCTGAGCAGCTTCATGTGCCACAGCTGCTTGAACACCAGTGACAGCATTCTGTGACAGAAACTGTGATGTCCCATTATCTGTGACCTACATGGCTGCTTTAGATAAATCCCATGCATCCCCTTCTTGGGGGATGGTGCATTTTAATGCTGTGCACTTCAAAATTATCTAGAAGTTCAGTACATTTTTTAAGCAGACAGCCCTGACTTAAAACTGCAGCCATTTTACAAGGATGGACTGAGGGTCCTACATGATTGGTAggcctttttctcctcctttaaCAATAGTTTTGAAAAAGAAACCACCCTTCCAATACAAAAAATGTATGGGATCATCCAAGAAACTTGAGTGCTCCTTTAGAATTTAGATAATGAGAAGACactttcctgctttcctgttttTGGATAGGATTCAGTAAGAATGAAGGCATCATAGCCCAGACTGAGGGAAGCAAAGGGAATGAACAAAGAATgcttttgaaaaacattttggCACAATATAGTTCTTTAGAAACCATGAATTACAGTTCTTGTGCATGATCAAACTAAAGTGGCATTCACACAAAGAATGTGGGTATGAGACTATATTAGGACTACAGTAGGTATGGGACCTTATTCCCaaattacaaaatattaaaGAGAAGTCAACTGAGAATGTCAGCCTGTCTTCTTCACTTGTCATCCTTGGACTAATGACAGCAATGTCTAAATAGGGacaaacacagctttgcatccCACATACTGTAGATAAATCAGGCTGGTTTGCTATGATTTTGGATAATTAAAACCAATTACCATgggtttttgaggaaaaaaaaggctgatgCAATGAAGGAGATACCATATGGGCAGAGAATATGAATGTTCTATGCCTGCAGACATGAAGGGCAGTAACAGCATGAAGAAGCAGAAGGACTCACTACCTGGCACCACTACAGAAATGATGCCAAGGAAAGCAGAGGATGGCACTCTGCACTTCATGGAGAAAGCTAATTATCATCTGAGAAAAACATAGGGACAGACCTATTCAATGctgagattatttttctttttctccttataGCAAAATATTTTAGGCATTGAAGTCAAATATGTCACCTTAAAACCTAAAATGTATCCTCACCTCATTCCCTCACCTCTCCACCCCTAAAAACAGTATTCACCTATAACTAAAGGAGAATCTCCCTCTTCATTTCTAACATTGGGATTGCAGCCATTGAGCAGGAGAAAGTGGACATTTTCCACAAAACAATTTCTTACTGCCACCAAGAGAGGTGTTTCCCCTTTTAGCGTGGACTGTTCCCACGTAATGTCACGGGAGgctgaaatacagaaaagcaGAACACATTTGAAGTTGGATGATTCATCAAACTTTACTTTGTAAAACTTTTTGGTGGAAAACTAGAAGGACTTAGTACCTTTGAAAGTTATTTCAAGGATGTTCTTATTtagctgtgctgcagcttcaTGCACAGGAAGCCAGCCTTGCTGATCTGCTTCTTCAAAAGCAGAACTGTGCCTCACCAATTTCTTCAAGGCCTCCTCTTGGCCTGTGATGTTTTAGCATAGATATATCCCATTACACATCATAAGACAAAATCCAGGCAGCTAATACACTGAGTGTCATTTATTCCACCAGTATATCTTGCTCATTATGAATGAAAGGCCTGGAGTTTTCCTCTAATTTCAGGAGATGAAGCACTGGAATTCTTGAAAGGAGTGTCACTTGAACCCATCCCACTTCCATGATACTATCTAATAAGCTAGCTTTTGGATGTCTTGTTTTTAGTTTCCTTACTTCTCCCAAGACTATACAAAGGAAAGCTACACTAAAATCAGGTGATCAAACCCCCAGAGTGTAGGCATTGCTCAGCCATTCCCAGGGGTGTATTTGTACTTAACTGTCCGAATTGCTGCAATGATCTGCCCATGCTCCTTACTTGTGGTATACTGGAAActgcataaacagaacaagaatAAAATCAGAAGTAAAAATTCACGTGAAGCTAAGGATATAATTATACCTTACTTCAAATACTCTAATTTAGACAATATGTTAGATTTTTCTAAGTTACATTGGTTTTGTGAGGGCTTAACACATTGAAACACTATTTTTGTTGGTCTTTCTCTGACACTGTAAATACTAAATTTTTAACACAAAGGCCAACAATTAAATGCTAAAATGAGGGGAAGCTCCCATACCAATCTACTTCTATATCACCTACTTATCTTCTTCACAAAGCCTTATACTCATTAACATATCAATGTAAAGCATCACCTGAAAGTTTCATATGCTTCATATTTTCCAAGAAACAGGTACATTTTCTTCAGGGAGCACTCAAAACAAATGAGCTACCAGTGCTTTCCAGTATCCATGGGACAAGGTCAGCACAATACAACTTAGGgagttaaaaaaggaaaataaggtCTACTAAATGTTTACAGTAATGCCAAGAAAACAcccaaaatagaaataataactTATTACCTTTCAACCTCTGTTGCACTGCCACTTGTTTCAAATTTTTGCCAATCTTGTAAGCTTTCCTGAATAGCTTGCTGGGTAGAGATTTCCTCATCAGAATCACCATCAACCATATACACAGAATTATTCATGGCAAATCAGCACCACATGGATCACTTCTGTAGGGAAACACTGCTTTTTAATTAGAAGCAGATGTTAAATCTTTAGGTTAGATCTGGAATAATAGAAACAGCAAACACTGTGTCAGtatcaggagaaatgaaacacagtttaaaataaatgacTACACTGTTATATGATTAAGCAGTCATGATGTTCTTGGCAGATTCAAGATCTCAGATATTCCATTAGGCTCAAACCTCTCATCTGTTTTATCTTATCAAAACTTCCACTTCTGTCTTTCAAGAAAGCTGGCCTGAAAAAACcaatccaaaacaaaacaacagggcaaggtaaaataaaattaataaataaaactgaaagcTAATAAATAACTTGGCAAAATGAATGAGCACAGGAAATTTAAGGAAGTTGTCAACATTCCAACTACAAAGCTTGGAATAATTCTAGAAACATCTTAAAGCTGGGCAGCAGTAATTCATAGCAAATCTGCATCATTGAATTTGTTACCTGCTCCACCTAAAGTGTGATTGCAAGGCCTTGCTCTGTAATTGCATAAATagcaaaaaatagaaatatattaaCAACATATACAATAAGAAACTGTTAGTAATTGATTTTACTATGGTTCAATGAGTATATAGactactttttttcctaaaagtaCTACTAATTTTCCTATGCATTGAGAAAATATACTGGCTTTCCTCACCTTCTGAAAGAGGGAAAATCTCCGCCTTTGAAGAAGTGATTATTAAGTTGAAAGTGACATTTTCAGGATTGTAAACAATCTCTGCAGAGCCCATGTCCATTAATAGCTCACTATAAATACCCAGTCATAAGATACTCTGGGACTTTCTCCACATTTCTTTCACACACGTCAGTTATGTTTAATAATCTGACCTGATAAGTGCTGCCAACAAAAGAAGGAATTAAAAGCCCATTTTCCTTGTAAAAATACTTCTGAGTTTTGGAATAAGAATTTCAGACCTATAGCAGTAAGTATTACAccataaaaagaaaatcctttaGTGCTGTCCTGGAGAGCAAACTAAAGGTGGTCTTAGGAGGTGGTTTAAGAGTGagacagcagaaaaaataaacttgaaacaataaaagtaaacaaaaccaagcaaataATCAAACAAAACCTCTGTTAAAATTATTACATGTTCCTGATTACTTAATCATAATTCACATTAATATAAATAGAAAAGCAActgaaaaccagaatttttaaagggaaaagcAGTTTCAGAAAGACAGACTTACATTGGTTCAACACCCAATAAGCAGGGACACAGATGCCCAGTTGTAATAGTGATGGTAGGATGGAGTAAGACCTTTATGTGCTCAGTTATTCCTACTGTATTTTTGGCTGGATCCATACAAAGAACAGATGATGGCTGTATCTGAATGCAAGGTGGAAACATTTCTTTGCTAGAGGAGATGTAGAAGGAACGCTTGAgtaatgtttttaaattatttttaagggaAACAAAAGTTCAGAATCAAGTTTATTACCTACAATATTTATCTCAGACAGTGCAGACTACTTTCATTTCCCATGAAAACATATTTTGTGATATTCAACTAATGCACAAAAAAGGTGTTCATTTTAATAATATCACCAAGGGctaaaacattttaataatatCACCAAGGGCTAAAATCCTATTGTATAGCTGACAGATTGTAAAGATGGtctataataataataatacacaCTTAACACAAAAGCTTGAGGGTCAGAAAGTATTTGCATGCCCTCTCACAATACAAAAACCTCCAGATGGTTCTTTCCACTCTAAGTTCCACCTCCTCTGTgagccagcagagagaagagGCTGTTGTGGAGCCTGAAGTGTGCCCTGTCAGTCAtccagctggcacagcagggccacgCCTCTCTTGATCCAGTGCTGCACGGGCTGGTCTGTGCTGAGCCTCAGGGCGATGACGAAGTTTGTGGAGTGCCCCGTGGTGGACAGGACCCCCTTGCGCTCGCTTGTCTTGTAGAGTGGGCACACATAGGCATTGGTCTTCTTTATGTCTGATTTTACagcttcaaaaaaaaccccaaaataatgCATTACATTCAGCAGATCTAATGGTAGAAACATAATCTACATGCAAATGTTAAGTATTTACAGTAACATCTGTAAAGGTaactaaaaatgcaaaattgtTTTGTGAGCAACGGAATAAAATTATCTGGATTTTTCTTGTTGTGTTTTCttgtgtggtttgttttgttcttaaATCCAACTAATTTCGCTACAATTTATTTTCAGGACTTGATGCCCTCCTGTGATTCTACCAGCTTTTTAATATTCAAAGGCACATTAAAATCTGAATAGTTACCTAGTTAATACATAGCTTATACATGAGTTTTTCACAACTCTACAAGAATTTCCATCTAATTGCCAGAGAATCTAACTGCAGTTCAAGTCATCTAAGACCCAAGGATAGAATTCTGCAGGAACTCTTTGTGTGCCCAGATTTCTTGCATGGAATTTGTGCAAAGCATAAAATCATGAAGGTCTGAATAAATACATCCAATCTCAAGAGAAGGCACAAGCAGAGAAAGTGGCAAATTTTAATACTGCCTATTTGCTAACACTTAGGTTGCAGCAGTTGCAGTAGTAAGTCCTGATTTTGtacataaataaaaacaagtATTTACTCCTCTCAATCAAAGAAAACAAGAGTTGTGCAAATTATCTTACTAGTAGGAAAGACAGCTATTACAGAGCTAAAAATAACCTGAGCAAACCTTGCTAAATCACATAAGGTAAAACACTCAATTTCTGTAAATCTGTGAAAAGTTCTCCTCAGTGATCTTCAGTTAAAAAGGAAACCACTATTGCAATTTCTCATTGAATAGCTCACACATCAGAGAAATCACACTCACCTGGCTTTATCCAAATGATTGGCATGGCATCAAAGAGCACTTTGGGATACTGCTCAGTTAATATTCCCCTGGAGAGAGACAGCAACAAAGTCATTGTTTGTGGCTTGAGGGGCTTGGTGGGTGTTTTTTGGTTGTTacttgcttgtttgttttcatttccccatttccatgCATGAAAGAGTACTTAATTTGGTGTGTTATTTCAATAATATGAAAAGTATCACTTAAATTACTTAAACCAGTCTTGCTTGAGCACTGAAAAAAGCTTTCCAGAAGCACAGTAAAACATTTGGCTACTGACTTGGTCCTGTCCCAGCGAGCTCCGTCTAAAAATAATCCATGGATGTAAACACCGTCCTCTGGTGCAGTATCAGCAGTATCCTGAGGAATAACCTGCAGGAAAGAAGTGTTACAGTCATTAAACTCACAGCTCTTTGCTTTTTGAGCTATTATGCCAGTTTTCAGACCAAACCAAACAGAGAGAATAATACAGTAACCCCTCCTTTTCAATGCTACTTTTATATATATCTGTAGAGACAGCAGACTTCTCTGGGTTTGTTAATTACCTTTCTTGTAGGTTACAAAATGAGGCTTTaattacacagaaaaaatacaCTGGCTAGGCTGCTTCCTTGAGTGGAGTTCTGGGTCCAGTGATAGAATTGCCTTTAGTCACTTTGAGAATACCTCTTCCACAGAGGTTATTTAGCCTGCCAGTCCTAACAAATATCTGCCTTCAGATGCAGTCAGTTGCAAAATGAACCTTCCAGTTAGGATTTATTCACTACATCTCACCACAACATCAGGGCTCAGATTAATAAAATATTAGTTTATAATTTATCCATACCTCAAATTCATATCCTAGAAGGTCAATAGGGATCCTGTACTTCCTGGCATAGTTTTGCATGGCTCCAGTTAGGAAAGCTTGAGTAAAATAGAATCCTGAGAGCCAAAAAACAGCAGGCTTCCCTAATTCATACCAATCCTGGAGAGAGGAAAGCAATACATTGAACAACCAGAGAGGAATCCCATACTCTGACTATTTTCTACATAATTGTACTCAGAAAATCTAAACAAAGCCTATCAGTCCTTGCCCAATAAAGACAAATTGTATGGAAAAGTAGATTGAACAATTGGCAGCACTGCCACTTGTACATTACCTGTAAAAACTTCAGCCTTGCTAGCAAATCAACAATATAGCTCCCTAATGGTTTTAGACTTGGGTATGAATGCTGTGCCCACTTCTCAGGAACTTTTCCAATAAGGAGACTGCCAGACAGAGCCTCCAGCTCAGCATCCATCACAACCAGTCCTTTAATGGCTTTCTTCAGGTTAATTAGTGTAATGCGAATAGTTCGGATTAAACtagaattaaaaaacaaacaattttCACACATTCTGCAGGATTTGTTAAACATGACTatgtcactggaaaaaaaagtaaaggtgGATTATGGAGGCACCTATAGAATTTTTATAGCTTTTAaaatctatatatctatatagatatCTGCACAATAAGCCATGTCTGTAAAGTCATGGATTTGGGCATTAGTGCAGATTTATTTAAGACTACAAACAGTAATAAATTCTTTTGTTATCTCTGatatcctgattttttttaagaggatAAATTTGGAAATCCAAATGTATCCAGTATATTATGGATGAAGCAAAAAGGTTTTGATTGCAAAAGAAGAGGGTGTGCAATAAGGATAACTTGGAGACTTAAGGCCAGAGAGCATCTGGAAGAAAATTAAGCAGGAGACatgaagagaaaaatagaaaagaaggaagacacGGAAAGACCAGATAGAAGGAATGGACAGGCAGGTGAatataagaaagaaaattatgaaaCAAAGTCAAAAAAGAGATTGAAGAcccaaggagaaaaataaattcaattctAGGTTTGTAGTCTTAGAAGAATAATTGTGAAAATTAGGCATAGGGGAAAAAAGTAttggaaaagggggaaaaattcaAACAGAAGCACATGAGAAaattaagaaacaaaaatatctcCATTACAGAAAACATTTCATAAACTATAACTGTGCATGTAGAGTTTCTAATTCCTTTACCTTACAGGTCAGAAatatgaggaaaataaaataaaattaaggtAATGAAGGTGAAAGAGAAAGTGAAGTTTAAAAAGTATATCTATATATTGTTTGCATTCTCTTTTCCCAGTACTTCCTCATGCTCCCTTCGTTTCTCTTTCAGTTCATTTTGCCTGCCATCTTGCCTATTATTTTCCTTACATGTGTCCTATGCTCTGATTCTCCACAAGGAGCAAGGGTGTTTGGATTGCTGGTATCACTGCAGGCAATTAgaatggaacaaaaaaaaaaacatttcacaCACCACAGAGCTTACAGAATATGATTTGCAcgaaatatttttctgtgaatGGAATGATTTCTggtaaatttaataaaatagaACATTCTTACTGGTTAAATCTTTCCATTTCTTGCACCAGCACAGTGTTCATACTTTCTTCATATCTCACAGGATATTTAATTAGGCAACTTTCAATGTCAAAATCCTTTGGAAGCTGTAAATGACAACACATTTGGAAATCATTCCATATATCACTATGATTTTACATTAAGGtgtgaaaatgtgaaaatttgCAGAGCAATAGAAACCACTAAACTTTCTGATTAGTATCTTAGCAATACAGGATTCAGTAGTTCAATCTAAATAAAAATTTGTGGGATTTTAAtgttaattgaaaaaaaaacatagaatttttaatataatgaaaatttattaatatatttctatattttagttttaaatttgTTCATGTGAATGAATCAACTGTTCTTTCAAGTCCTCTTTGctctattttctctctttctactGTCTTCTGcctatttaataaaattaataaaatttctTTCAACTGAAATATAGCTGTGGTCTGTTACAGCCACA
It encodes:
- the ASB14 gene encoding ankyrin repeat and SOCS box protein 14, giving the protein MNNSVYMVDGDSDEEISTQQAIQESLQDWQKFETSGSATEVESFQYTTSKEHGQIIAAIRTGQEEALKKLVRHSSAFEEADQQGWLPVHEAAAQLNKNILEITFKASRDITWEQSTLKGETPLLVAVRNCFVENVHFLLLNGCNPNVRNEEGDSPLVIAIKLDSYDIASLLLRSGARVNLRCVHERTALHEAARLGRKDLVQLLLEAGADPDPRSGYGLTPLALAAQMGHTEIMELLLLKGADVLSQAMDCASILFEAAGGGNPDSVNLLLEYGADANVPKHSGHLPIHRAAYRGHFLALKYLVPVTDFSAIKESGISPVHSAAAGAHPQCLEFLLQSGFDANFMLAQRVRKGYDDHRKSALYFAVSNGDICSTQLLLNAGALTNQDPINCLQIALRMGNYELMNLLLRHGANVNYFCRVNTTHFPSALQYALKDEVMLRMLLNYGYDVHRCFDCPWGSGDHSQYVTDGWTSTVIKDTMFCEVITLSWLKHVSGKVVRIMLDYVDHVKICWKLEAVLKEQELWPDIHFILTNPRSLKHLCRLKIRACMGRLRLRCPVFMTFLPLPNCLKDYILYKEYDLYGQENFTGIYKLNCA